The window ACTTCGACTGCACGCGCAGCTCGTCGCCCTGGATCTGCGACTTGACGCTCTTAGGCCCCTCGTCGCGGATGATCTTGCCGATCTTCTTGGCGATCTCCTGCGAGATGCCTTCCTTCAGCGTCGAGACGATCCGATACTCCTTGCCGCTCGCGGTGGGCTCGCCCGACTCCAGGCTCTTGAGCGAGATGCCGCGCTTGATGAGCTTGGTCTGGAAGACATCCAGGACAGCGTTCGCCCGGTCCTCGCTGTTGGCCTTGATGAGGATCGACTCGCCGCTCCACTCGATGGACGCGTCGGTGCCCTTGAAGTCGTAGCGCTGCTCCACTTCCTTGCGGGCCTGGTTCAGAGCGTTGTCGGCCTCCTGCCGATCGATCTTGGAAACGATGTCGAACGAGGAATCTGCCATGCCGCGATTCTTCCATGGGCCGATGCGGCCCGCATCCGGCGTCCGCGTCGATTCGTAGACTTGAGTCATGCGGGCTCTGACGGAGGAACAGGTGCGCGAGTCGTTCGTGAACGCCGCGCCGGAGGAAGTCCGGGTGGCCGCCATGCCGCACGACTTCCTGCTCACCGATTGGGACCACCTCGACTTCCTGGCGTGGCGCGACCCGCGCTCGCGCGGCCGCGGGTACCTGGTGACCGAGTCCGAGGGGCGGCCGGCGGGTGTGGTGCTCCGCGCCGCGGAGGGCAACGGCCGTGCGCGATCGGCGATGTGCAACCTGTGCCACACGATGCAGCCCGGCGACCAGGTCGCGCTGTTCACCGCGCGCCGGGCGGGCGAGGCGGGAGAGAGCGGTGACAGTGTGGGGACGTACATGTGCGCCGACCTGTCGTGCCACGAGACGGTGCGGTTGGCGGCCCCTCTCGCACCGAGCGAGATCCGGGCGAGCGTCGATCGCCGCATCGACGGCACGCGTGCACGGGCTGAAGCGTTCGTCGGGCGCGTGAAAGGGGAACAGGGATGACCGCAGCAGGACGGGTCGTCGTCATCGGAGACGCGCTGATCGACGAATTGCGCGACGACATCGGAGTGCGCGAGTTCGTCGGGGGAGCGGCCCTGAACGTGGCCGTCGGGTTGGCTCGGCTGGGCCTTCCGACCACGCTGATCGCGATGGTCAGCGACGACGAGCCCGGCGACCGCATCCGCGCCTATCTCGACGACTTCGGCGTCGAGCTGGTGGCGACCCCGTCGCCGCACGGCTCGTCGCGCGCGGTGAGCACCCGCAACGCCGGCGGGGAGCCGGTGTACGTGTTCAACGAGGCGGCGTGGAACCGCCGCATCCGCTTCGGCGACGAGGAGCGTCGCGTCATTGCGGATGCGGCGATCACGGTCGTCAGCTGCTTCCCGTTCGACGACGCGGCGCAGGCCGCCGAGCTCGCGGATGCGGTGCGTGCCGCCGACGGGCTGCTCGCGGTCGACCCGAACCCGCGCGAGGGCATGATGCACGACCGCGCCGCATTCGTCGCGGGCTTCGAGCAGCTCGCCGCGCTCGCCGACCTCGTCAAGGTCGGCGACGACGACGCGGAGCTGTTGTACGCGGCACCACTGGACACCGTGCGTGACCGGATGCGGGAGCTCGGTGCGGTGGCCGTGCTGACGACGCGCGGTGCGCAGGGGGCGGGCATCGTCACGGATGCGGTCGCGATCGAACGTCCGATCGCCTCCGTCCCCGGCGCCATCGTCGACACGATGGGAGCGGGCGACGCCGTGCTCTCTTCCGCCGTCGCGTCGCTGCTGTCCGAGCATCCGAGTGACGAAGCCGCCTGGGTGACGCTGGTCGACACGGCGATGGGGGTCGCGGCCGCGACCTGCCGTTTCGAGGGCGCGCTGCTGCGCTTGCCCTCCGCGCTGTCGGGACTCGATCAGGGCTCCTGAGCCGCCGCGCGCGGGCCCGCCGCGGATTTCTGAGTACGTCGGCGAGGGGGTAGTATCGGGGATCGCGCCTCTGGTCGACTGTACAAGCTGGGCAGGTGCGCACTTGGCGAGTTACCCAAGCGGCCAAAGGGATCTGACTGTAAATCAGCCGGCGTAGCCTTCGGGGGTTCGAATCCCTCACTCGCCACCATCGAAGCCGAAAGCCCCCGCATGGGGGCTTTCGGCTTTTCCGTGTTCTGCCCGTGTGCGCGCCCTGTTCCCCTGTCACAGATCGACGCGATGAGCGCGATCTGTGACAGGGGAACAGGGCTTCTCTGCGCACCGACGTGTCGCCGGTCGGTTCTGCACGCCGCCCACAACCCTCCTCGGTGGATCGGCGCGGCGTGCCAGGATGAGAGGGCGGGCGAGGGGCGCCCGCGAAGGGAGCCGTGATGTCCGCGCCGCAACCGCCCGTCGCACCGTCCGCTGCGCCGACCACGGAGTCGTCGAGCCCGAACCGTCTCGTGCGGGCCGGCATCTGGGTCGCCATCGGCGCCCTGATCGCCGCGGCGCTCGTCAGCGTCGTCTGGGTGCTCATCGGCTCTCAGAACGGCATCGTCGGGCGTGCGTTCCTCACGATCTTCCTGCTCGCCGCCTTCGCCGGCGTCTCGATCCTCGACGCGCATCTGGCCCCTCGGCGTCCCGGATGGTTCGTGCTGACGAGCATGATCGCGTGGGTGCTGATCCTCATCGTCGGCGCCTTCCTCATCTGGATGCCGGAGCGGCCCTCCTTCGACGATTTCCGCTACGGCGCCGAGGGCCTCACGGCCTTCACCCGGTTCTTCTCGTTCCTGATGATCGTGCTGATCGTCCAGCTCGCCGTCCTCCACGTGCGTCTGTACACCAAGGCCATCGTGCGCGTTCCCACCCTGTTCAACCGCATCGTCGGATACGTGACCGTCGGCCTCGTCGCAGCCCTCGTCGTGCTGCTCGTGCTGCCGCTGACGATCCAGGAGTGGGTGGACTTCTACGACGTGTACTGGCGCATCGTCGTGGCCGTGACGATCCTGGCGGCCGTCGGCACCGCCCTGGTCCCGCTCGTGAACCTGCTGTTCGGTCCCAAGACGCCCCGCGCCCAGACGGCGCCGCCGACCTGGCCGGTCGCTGCGCCGCAGGCGTGGCCGACGTACGCCGACCGCGTCACCCCGCTGCCGGTCCTCCCCGACGGCTCGCCCGACTGGCAGGCCTACTACACCGGATACCCGACGGGTTGGCACCAGACGCCCCCGACGGTCTCGCCCACGGCGGAGGCGGCGTACGGCGCCCAGCCGCCCGCATCCGCCGCGCCGGTGACGCCGTCGGAGCCGCCCGCGGCCCCCGGCTACGAGGGCTTCCCGCCCCCGCCGCCGCTGCCCCCGCGCTGATCAGTCACCTGCGCACGCTCGGGTGACGCCCCCGCGTCAGCCGGGCAGCAGCGCGATGGCGGCCATCGCGGCGTTGTGACCGCCCAGCCCGCTGACAGCGCCGCCCCGTGCGGCGCTGGATCCGCAGCGGAGGATGCGGGAGTGTGCCGTGTCGACGCCCCACGCCGCGGCGGGGGAGGTCGCATCCGTCTCGTCCTCGCGCCACGGCCACGACAGCGGGCCGTGGAAGATGTCGCCGCCGGTCATGCCCAGCGACTCCTCGAGGTCCGCGGTGGTGCGCGCTTCGATGCAGGGCGCCCCGGTCGGGGTCTCCCAGATGCAGTCGGCGAGAGGCTCGGCGAGCACGGACTCAAGTGAGCGTTCTGCTGCCGCCAGCAGCGTGGCGCGCATCGCGTCGGGGTCCGCGCCGTTCATGAGCCGGTGCGGTACCTGAAGGCCGAACAGAGTGAGAGTCTGCGCGCCCGTCTCCTGCAGCTCCGGTCCCAGGATCGAGGGATCGGTGAGCGAGTGGCAGTAGATCTCCGCCGGGAGCGGGTCGGGGATGCGGCCGGCGACCGCCTCCGTGTACGCGGTGTCGAGCTGGGTCATCGTCTCGTTCACGTGGAACGTTCCCGCGAACGCCGCCGCCGGTGCGACGTGGCGATCGTGCAACCGGGGGAGCCGGTGCAGAAGCATGTTGACCTTGACCTGCGCGCCCTCCGGCTCCGGCCGCTGCGGGACGTCGGCTCCCGCCGCGGCGAGCAGGTGATCGAGGACGGCCGGTCCGACGGCGGAGAGCACCAGTCGGCCGGTGACGACCCCCGCATCCCTCCCGCCGTAGCGCACCTCGCCGTCGGGGCTCACGCTCGTGACCGGGGCGCCGGTGCGGATCTCGGCGCCCGCGCTCCGTGCGGCGCGCTCCAGCTCCGCGCTGACGTGTCCCATCCCGCCGACCGGGACGTCCCAGTCCCCGGTTCCGCCGCCGATCACGTGGTACAGGTAGCAGCGGTTCTGCCGCAGGGAGGGATCGTCGGCGTGCGAGAACGTGCCGATGAGTCCGTCGGTGAGCGCGATGCCGCGCGCGAGATCGCTCTCCAGGCTCTCCCGCAGCAGCGTTCCCAGTGGCCGCGCGGTGACCGCATCCCACAGCGCGTCGTCGCCGAGCGCCGTGCGCAGAGCGGATGCGGTGGGCAGCGGTTCGGTCATGGACGGGAAGACCGTGCGCGCGAGGGGCGCGACCCGCGCGTTCAGCTTCCGGTACCGATCCGTCTCCGTGCTGCTGCCGGTCGCGCGGCGGAAGCTCGCATCCGTCGCCTGCGCGTCACCGGTGTCGACGAGCACGCCGCGCGCCGGGTCGGCCGGGTTGGGGGTGTACGAGGAGTAGCGTCGGCGCCGCAGAGTCAGGCGCAGCCCGAGGTCGTCGACGATGCGGGCGGGCAGGAGGCTCACCAGGTAGGAGTATCGCGACAGTCGCGCAGAGACGCCGGCCCACGGCGACTCGGAGACGGCCGCTCCTCCGGTGTGGTCGAGCCGCTCCAGCACGACGACCGAGCGGCCCGCGCGGGCGAGGTAGGCGGCGGCGACGAGGGCGTTGTGGCCCCCGCCGACGATCACGACGTCATGGGTCGGTGCGATGACGGTCATGCCGCCACGCTAACGGCGGACCCTCGCCCCGCGCGACGGTAGCGTGGGAACATGCCCTCCGCTCTGGATCTGCAATCGCTCGCCATCGAGGTCGCGAAGGAGGCGGGGGCGCTCGCCGCCCGGCGGCGCCGCGAAGGCGTGCAGATCGCCGCGACGAAGTCCGCGCTGGCGGACATCGTGACCGACGCCGATCGCGAGGTCGAGCAGCTGGTGCGCGAGCGTCTCGCGGCGGCGCGTCCCGACGACGGCTTCCTCGGGGAGGAGGGCGGCGTGGCCGCATCCGCCTCCGGCATCACGTGGGTCGTGGACCCGATCGACGGCACCGTCAACTACGCCTACGGCATCCCGGCGTACGCCGTGAGCATCGCGGCCGTTTCGGGGGAGCCCGACCCGCAGAAGTGGGACGCACTGGCTGGTGCCGTCTACAACCCCGCCGTCGACGAGCTCTTCACCGCGGCGCGGGACGAAGGAGCGCGTCTCGTCTCGTCGATCGAGGGCGAGCGGGCCCTGCGCGTCGCCGAGCCGTCGGATGCGGGAGCGCTGCTGGCCACGGGGTTCGGATACGACCCCGCGACTCACGCGCCGGCGCTCGAGCGCCTCGCCCGGGTGATGCCGCTCGCGCGCGACCTGCGCAGAATCGGTGCGGCCTCGCTGGATCTGACGGGCGTCGCGGCCGGTCGCATCGACGGCTACTACGAGAAGGGCCTGTGGCCGTGGGACCATGCGGCGGGGGCCCTCATCGTCACCGAGGCCGGCGGCGTCGTGGCGGGACGGGGCGGCAAGCGTGCCGATCGCGAGATGACGATCGCGGCGGCACCGGGTCTCTTCGCCGCTCTGCTCGCCCGACTCGAAGACTGATGCGCGCGCATGGCATTCTCAGGCTCCGGGTTGTAGTGTTTACCTATTCGTTATCTTCGTTGCCCGAACGAGGATGAGCATCTCCTTCCGTTTTCCCTGTCGCTTCCCGTGCGACCGAGACCGAGGCTGACCACGTTTTGACCCCCCTAGATCCCCAGGCGGAGACCGCTCCCACGCGACGCTCCGGCCGGAACCGCGCTGCTGAGGCGGCTTCTTCGGGGACCTCGGATGCGGTCGCTCCACTCACCCGGGCACAGCTCCGCGCGCAGCAGGTGGCCGCGCGTCCCACGCCGGTCTGGCCGTCGCAGCGCGCCGAGACGCCCGTCGCCGAGCCTGAGCTGGTGCTCGAGGTCGTGCCGGAGCCGCTCGCGGCCGCCGACGTCACGCTGTCGGTATCGGAGCCCGAGGCGCCCGTCGCCGAGGCGCCACTGACCCGCCGCCGTGCGCGTTCGCTCGCCCAGGCCTCCGTCGCTTCGGCGACGCCCATCGACGTCGCTCTGGATGCCATCGACGACGAACCGGTCGCTCTGCCGGTCGTCGACACCGTCTCGGTCGCTTCGGAGACGGAGGCGAGCCCTGCCGAGTTGCCTGTCGCGGATGTCGCGACGGAACTCGACGACGAGGCCCGTGTGTTCGCCGAGGCGGTTCTCGCCGACGAAGCTGAAGCGCACGCGATCGCCGACGAGTTCGAGGCCGCTGCCCGGCTCTTCTCGTTCACCGGTGAGACCCCCATCCAGGTCGCCGCGGCCGCGATCGCCGATGAGCCCGTCGCGGCGCACGATGCCGCTGAGGCCGCTCCTGCGAAGCGTCGCCGCTTCAGCGGTGCGGCGTTCAAGCGCGCGACGGCCGCATCCGC is drawn from Microbacterium binotii and contains these coding sequences:
- a CDS encoding YajQ family cyclic di-GMP-binding protein produces the protein MADSSFDIVSKIDRQEADNALNQARKEVEQRYDFKGTDASIEWSGESILIKANSEDRANAVLDVFQTKLIKRGISLKSLESGEPTASGKEYRIVSTLKEGISQEIAKKIGKIIRDEGPKSVKSQIQGDELRVQSKSRDDLQEVQRLLKAADLDVDLQFTNYR
- a CDS encoding FBP domain-containing protein, producing the protein MRALTEEQVRESFVNAAPEEVRVAAMPHDFLLTDWDHLDFLAWRDPRSRGRGYLVTESEGRPAGVVLRAAEGNGRARSAMCNLCHTMQPGDQVALFTARRAGEAGESGDSVGTYMCADLSCHETVRLAAPLAPSEIRASVDRRIDGTRARAEAFVGRVKGEQG
- a CDS encoding PfkB family carbohydrate kinase, giving the protein MTAAGRVVVIGDALIDELRDDIGVREFVGGAALNVAVGLARLGLPTTLIAMVSDDEPGDRIRAYLDDFGVELVATPSPHGSSRAVSTRNAGGEPVYVFNEAAWNRRIRFGDEERRVIADAAITVVSCFPFDDAAQAAELADAVRAADGLLAVDPNPREGMMHDRAAFVAGFEQLAALADLVKVGDDDAELLYAAPLDTVRDRMRELGAVAVLTTRGAQGAGIVTDAVAIERPIASVPGAIVDTMGAGDAVLSSAVASLLSEHPSDEAAWVTLVDTAMGVAAATCRFEGALLRLPSALSGLDQGS
- a CDS encoding phytoene desaturase family protein, which produces MTVIAPTHDVVIVGGGHNALVAAAYLARAGRSVVVLERLDHTGGAAVSESPWAGVSARLSRYSYLVSLLPARIVDDLGLRLTLRRRRYSSYTPNPADPARGVLVDTGDAQATDASFRRATGSSTETDRYRKLNARVAPLARTVFPSMTEPLPTASALRTALGDDALWDAVTARPLGTLLRESLESDLARGIALTDGLIGTFSHADDPSLRQNRCYLYHVIGGGTGDWDVPVGGMGHVSAELERAARSAGAEIRTGAPVTSVSPDGEVRYGGRDAGVVTGRLVLSAVGPAVLDHLLAAAGADVPQRPEPEGAQVKVNMLLHRLPRLHDRHVAPAAAFAGTFHVNETMTQLDTAYTEAVAGRIPDPLPAEIYCHSLTDPSILGPELQETGAQTLTLFGLQVPHRLMNGADPDAMRATLLAAAERSLESVLAEPLADCIWETPTGAPCIEARTTADLEESLGMTGGDIFHGPLSWPWREDETDATSPAAAWGVDTAHSRILRCGSSAARGGAVSGLGGHNAAMAAIALLPG
- a CDS encoding inositol monophosphatase family protein codes for the protein MPSALDLQSLAIEVAKEAGALAARRRREGVQIAATKSALADIVTDADREVEQLVRERLAAARPDDGFLGEEGGVAASASGITWVVDPIDGTVNYAYGIPAYAVSIAAVSGEPDPQKWDALAGAVYNPAVDELFTAARDEGARLVSSIEGERALRVAEPSDAGALLATGFGYDPATHAPALERLARVMPLARDLRRIGAASLDLTGVAAGRIDGYYEKGLWPWDHAAGALIVTEAGGVVAGRGGKRADREMTIAAAPGLFAALLARLED